One genomic segment of Paenibacillus sp. FSL H8-0332 includes these proteins:
- a CDS encoding MFS transporter, translating into MNIMRNRPLRNRSKDLRKASVHRKNLQIATFEGIPSTIFQVLLQGQFLTGFLLYLGASSSQIGFVLALTTLVNVAQIGVAFLIQRLPSRKWALVTFIGLHRLLWGSTGLVPFVFPQEHWVTAFIVLYTIAFIANTAGGVLWNSVISDLVPARVRGRYFGIRNTFLNALGSLVMYGGGIILDRYPGGQGFLILYIVVWVFSISNIVVFFFYPDVPFEKSEEKAFLPMLKKPLQDKLFMKSTLFLSAWLLLQNLTVPLYSYVMLQLLNINYEKLSLLNVAQTVFMMASFYVWGNLNARHSNKKLLLWTLPIIAVSSLIWGLLSVLPMLPVLFAAHIVFGVGVGGFNQLAFNFIIGDTPKRERPMYMAMYAALTGLAAFFGPLLGGRIYEWIKEWPQWMQIYGMQLVVGVLMILLALLLGRRILRDE; encoded by the coding sequence ATGAACATCATGAGAAACCGGCCGCTGCGGAACCGTTCCAAGGATTTGCGCAAGGCCTCCGTACACCGCAAGAATCTGCAGATCGCTACCTTTGAGGGGATACCGTCCACCATATTCCAGGTGCTGCTGCAAGGCCAATTTCTTACAGGCTTTTTGTTATACCTGGGTGCCAGCTCCAGTCAGATCGGATTTGTCCTGGCGCTTACTACATTGGTGAACGTCGCACAGATTGGTGTGGCCTTCCTGATCCAGAGGCTGCCGAGCCGCAAGTGGGCGCTCGTGACTTTTATTGGCTTACACCGGCTGTTGTGGGGATCTACGGGCCTGGTTCCGTTTGTTTTTCCGCAAGAGCACTGGGTTACCGCCTTCATCGTTCTTTACACGATTGCCTTCATTGCCAACACTGCAGGCGGTGTGCTGTGGAACTCGGTCATCAGTGACCTGGTGCCTGCAAGGGTCCGGGGCCGTTATTTTGGCATTCGTAATACGTTCCTTAACGCGCTGGGAAGCCTGGTGATGTACGGAGGCGGTATTATCCTTGACCGTTATCCGGGCGGACAGGGGTTCCTTATCCTGTATATTGTAGTGTGGGTTTTCTCCATCTCGAACATCGTGGTGTTCTTCTTCTACCCGGATGTGCCGTTTGAAAAATCTGAAGAGAAGGCCTTCCTGCCGATGCTCAAGAAGCCGCTTCAGGACAAGCTGTTTATGAAATCCACGCTGTTCCTGTCTGCTTGGCTGCTGCTGCAGAACCTGACCGTTCCGCTGTATTCCTATGTCATGCTGCAGCTGCTGAATATCAATTATGAGAAGCTGTCTCTGCTGAATGTCGCGCAGACGGTCTTCATGATGGCCAGTTTCTATGTCTGGGGCAACCTGAATGCCAGGCACAGCAACAAGAAGCTGCTGCTCTGGACGCTGCCGATTATCGCGGTCTCTTCCCTGATCTGGGGACTCTTGTCCGTGCTGCCGATGCTTCCGGTATTATTCGCAGCCCACATTGTATTCGGTGTGGGTGTGGGCGGTTTCAACCAGCTTGCCTTCAACTTCATTATTGGAGATACGCCGAAGCGCGAACGGCCGATGTATATGGCGATGTATGCGGCGCTCACCGGTCTGGCGGCCTTCTTCGGCCCGCTGCTGGGAGGCCGTATCTATGAATGGATTAAGGAATGGCCCCAGTGGATGCAGATCTATGGCATGCAGTTAGTGGTAGGCGTGCTGATGATTCTGCTGGCACTGCTGCTGGGCCGCCGTATTCTGCGGGATGAATAA
- a CDS encoding tryptophan-rich sensory protein has product MTRTNPYKWGNLLLFLGVIAVNTLSVVLPLGGNSTAEISDRYHTYLTPAGYAFSIWSLIYLLLAGFIIYQFRSDTGSRDSVQRIGIWFMLSCIFNMGWLLLWHYLYIELSLVAMLLLLLSLIVIYRKTRFIADPTTGEKWLVKLPFSLYLGWISVATIVNVSVVLVKNDWDGFGLSAPFWAVIMLCVGALLAVLVSYPYRDSIYPLVFVWAYIAIAIEHKDTNEVYFTGLIAAGLLLLYSIWLLLTPRRSRSRY; this is encoded by the coding sequence ATGACTAGAACTAATCCTTATAAGTGGGGGAATTTGCTGCTCTTCCTCGGCGTCATTGCCGTCAATACCCTTTCGGTCGTCCTGCCGCTTGGCGGGAACAGTACCGCCGAAATCTCGGACAGGTATCATACGTATCTCACACCGGCCGGATATGCTTTTTCCATCTGGTCCCTGATCTATCTGCTGCTGGCCGGATTCATTATTTATCAGTTCCGCAGCGATACCGGGAGCAGGGATTCCGTCCAGCGGATTGGAATCTGGTTCATGCTCAGCTGCATCTTCAATATGGGCTGGCTGCTCCTCTGGCATTACCTGTACATTGAGCTGTCGCTGGTGGCGATGTTGCTTCTGCTGCTCTCCCTGATCGTCATTTACCGCAAAACCCGCTTCATCGCAGACCCCACGACTGGCGAGAAGTGGCTCGTGAAGCTGCCGTTCAGCCTCTACCTCGGCTGGATCTCGGTAGCCACCATTGTCAATGTCAGCGTTGTGCTGGTGAAGAATGACTGGGACGGCTTCGGACTCAGCGCCCCGTTCTGGGCAGTCATCATGCTCTGCGTCGGTGCTCTGTTGGCTGTGCTGGTAAGCTACCCGTACCGGGACAGCATTTACCCGCTCGTCTTCGTCTGGGCCTACATCGCCATTGCTATAGAGCATAAGGACACGAATGAGGTGTATTTCACCGGCCTGATTGCAGCGGGACTTCTCTTGCTCTACAGCATCTGGCTGCTCCTGACTCCGCGCCGTTCCCGCAGCAGATACTAA
- a CDS encoding RidA family protein: MTKKQVATKKAPGAIGPYSQAIVAGNWVYTSGQLGMDPQTAELPGSVQEQARQSLNNVKAILEEAGASMDQVVKTTVYLKDMNDFAAVNEVYSTFFTEPYPARSAVEVARLPKDALVEIEAVARKK, translated from the coding sequence ATGACCAAAAAACAAGTAGCTACAAAGAAAGCTCCAGGAGCGATCGGCCCTTACAGCCAGGCCATTGTTGCCGGCAACTGGGTCTACACTTCAGGCCAGCTCGGAATGGACCCGCAGACGGCGGAACTGCCGGGCAGTGTGCAGGAGCAGGCACGCCAGTCGCTTAACAATGTGAAGGCCATCCTGGAAGAGGCTGGAGCCTCAATGGATCAGGTGGTGAAAACAACCGTGTATCTGAAGGATATGAATGATTTCGCGGCGGTTAACGAGGTGTACAGCACCTTCTTCACCGAGCCTTACCCGGCCCGCAGTGCCGTTGAGGTGGCCCGTCTGCCTAAGGACGCGCTGGTCGAGATCGAAGCGGTAGCACGCAAGAAATAA
- a CDS encoding oxidoreductase yields the protein MTRIALVLGATGLVGSALTRDLLGGNWDEVRVLVRRPLALEHPKLRQIQVDWDRLEQYSEQFAGVYAVFCCLGTTIKQAGSQEQFERVDLEYPLAAAALAKEHNVKQFLAVSSMGASAKSRTFYSRIKGRTEEGLIAAGFHGLHLFRPSLLLGDRAEFRLGERAAAVLMKALDFAMIGKAAKFRAIPAATVARAMMNIALADTGGVHIYTNDVIHVIGKH from the coding sequence GTGACAAGAATTGCACTGGTACTGGGAGCTACAGGGCTGGTCGGCAGTGCGCTGACCCGGGACCTGCTGGGCGGGAATTGGGACGAGGTCCGTGTACTGGTCCGCCGTCCGCTTGCGCTAGAGCATCCCAAGCTGAGACAGATTCAAGTGGATTGGGACCGGCTTGAGCAATACAGCGAGCAATTCGCCGGTGTATATGCAGTATTCTGCTGCCTGGGAACGACGATTAAGCAGGCGGGCTCGCAGGAGCAGTTCGAACGGGTAGATCTGGAGTATCCGCTTGCCGCTGCGGCCCTGGCCAAAGAGCATAACGTGAAGCAGTTCCTGGCCGTGTCTTCAATGGGAGCCAGTGCCAAATCGCGCACCTTCTATAGCCGCATCAAGGGGCGGACGGAGGAGGGCCTGATTGCTGCCGGATTCCATGGCCTGCATCTGTTCCGGCCTTCGTTGCTGCTGGGTGACCGGGCAGAATTCAGGCTGGGTGAACGCGCCGCGGCTGTGCTGATGAAGGCACTGGATTTCGCCATGATCGGCAAGGCTGCGAAGTTCCGGGCCATTCCGGCCGCCACGGTAGCGCGGGCAATGATGAATATTGCCCTGGCCGATACAGGCGGCGTTCATATCTACACCAATGACGTCATTCATGTGATCGGCAAGCATTAG
- a CDS encoding DEAD/DEAH box helicase — MIKHLYAIWLGDVLFCFSGETSEPKVDAWTRVIKRLELRSGWRPFAGAALRLAEVKYPAAAAVEGKPARRGLPGRTLEGLALSPKDAFELLLAWDEQASRAQGIEPGGELRYWSAAARFALELMGKGGIVPGAQPPRKVGTRRRGGEQAAAVCWSPAFREEADKEFFLQMAASMPVLALGTHVAEEGDLSSREEAGGYVLYSFLQAVMTAEIKNVVAAHESALSAYKANYRRGYSPLTELWWNSLLTGSRDIPVQGTPAEVTELLAVVNETAGHEVPHFETEEARSGQLSLGLRLEPPAEESELWQLTFWAESREEGEFWIPAEAVWSSSEREFTLWGKRYRNIQQQLLAALGRAAKSSPDIQRSLAEPAPRGVELPPERLYFFLKESVQQLRERGITVQMPSRWSREGRRRIGMRMKMQAQPPAGGTDGPVQAALGMEELISFRIEASLGDSDITEDELNALVEAGVPFVRFRGEWIEVDPKEVRQVLRYMKRNESGEMTAADWMRLEAEDGEDRLWKGMSVTGMETSGLLASLMHGDILRGIPLRPVPEDLNGTLRPYQERGYQWLTALSSLGFGVCLADDMGLGKTIQVITCLLEQALNAPPGEKQEPVLILCPTSLLGNWQRELQRFAPSLSLHIHHGGRRVRGEGFRELAASHEIVLTTYHLAGRDSEDLAGVRWSTVVLDEAQYIKNHRTKQAQSVMKLTAPHRIAMTGTPVENRLGELWSIFHFLNPGYLGTYHSFRQRYVSGEGGERLRELHRLVSPFLLRRLKSDPDISKDLPEKLELKSYCPLTETQAALYQGVVDEMLGVIGERSGMARRGLVLSSLTKLKQICDHPQLFRKDEGRSLRSEPSGKMDVMFEVLDSISELGESALIFTQYVAMGELLVSRLARRYGQTPLFLHGGISKRERDEMVHAFQEGEGPAFFVLSLKAGGVGLNLTRANHVLHYDRWWNPAVENQATDRAFRIGQHKNVQVHKLICQGTLEERIDELIERKKSLSEQVVGSGENWLTEMSNHELKELIELQGQDWM; from the coding sequence ATGATTAAGCATCTGTATGCAATATGGTTAGGGGACGTATTATTCTGCTTCTCGGGCGAAACCTCCGAGCCGAAGGTGGATGCATGGACACGCGTGATCAAACGGCTGGAGCTGCGCAGTGGCTGGCGTCCTTTTGCGGGGGCTGCGCTGCGTCTGGCGGAAGTGAAGTATCCTGCGGCCGCCGCCGTGGAGGGCAAACCGGCGCGGCGCGGACTGCCAGGGCGCACGCTTGAAGGGCTGGCGCTGTCGCCGAAGGATGCCTTCGAGCTGCTGCTGGCCTGGGATGAGCAGGCGAGTCGTGCCCAGGGCATTGAGCCTGGGGGAGAGCTGCGCTATTGGTCGGCAGCGGCCCGGTTTGCGCTGGAGCTGATGGGCAAGGGCGGGATTGTGCCCGGCGCCCAGCCGCCGCGCAAGGTCGGCACGCGGCGGCGCGGCGGCGAACAGGCCGCTGCCGTATGCTGGTCACCGGCGTTCCGGGAAGAGGCGGATAAGGAATTCTTCCTGCAGATGGCAGCCTCCATGCCGGTGCTTGCGCTCGGCACACACGTAGCCGAGGAAGGCGACCTGTCCTCGCGCGAGGAAGCGGGCGGATATGTGCTGTATTCCTTCCTGCAGGCAGTTATGACCGCCGAGATCAAGAATGTGGTTGCCGCGCATGAGAGTGCGCTGTCGGCATATAAGGCCAATTATCGACGCGGCTATTCTCCGCTGACCGAGCTGTGGTGGAACAGTCTGCTTACCGGCAGCCGGGATATCCCCGTGCAGGGAACCCCGGCTGAGGTGACTGAGCTGCTGGCGGTGGTGAACGAGACGGCGGGCCATGAGGTGCCGCATTTCGAGACCGAGGAGGCCCGCAGCGGGCAGCTTAGCCTGGGTCTGCGGCTGGAGCCGCCGGCGGAGGAGAGTGAGCTGTGGCAGCTGACCTTCTGGGCGGAGAGCCGGGAGGAGGGTGAATTCTGGATTCCGGCGGAGGCAGTCTGGAGCAGCAGCGAGCGGGAATTCACTCTATGGGGCAAGCGCTACCGCAATATTCAGCAGCAGCTGCTTGCTGCGCTGGGACGGGCGGCGAAGAGTTCGCCGGATATTCAGCGTTCGCTGGCTGAACCGGCCCCGCGCGGTGTTGAGCTGCCCCCGGAGCGGCTGTATTTCTTCCTGAAGGAGAGTGTGCAGCAACTGCGTGAACGGGGAATTACCGTGCAGATGCCTTCACGCTGGAGCCGTGAGGGACGGCGGCGGATTGGTATGAGAATGAAGATGCAGGCGCAGCCTCCGGCGGGCGGAACAGATGGTCCGGTACAGGCGGCGCTGGGTATGGAAGAACTGATCTCCTTCCGTATTGAAGCCTCTCTGGGGGATTCCGACATCACGGAGGATGAGTTGAATGCCCTGGTGGAAGCGGGCGTACCCTTTGTGCGCTTCCGGGGAGAATGGATTGAAGTGGACCCGAAGGAAGTTCGTCAGGTCTTAAGATATATGAAGCGCAACGAGAGCGGAGAGATGACGGCAGCCGACTGGATGCGTCTGGAGGCCGAGGATGGCGAAGACAGGCTGTGGAAAGGCATGTCGGTTACCGGCATGGAAACCTCCGGCCTGCTGGCTTCGCTTATGCACGGCGATATTCTGCGCGGGATACCGCTGCGTCCGGTGCCGGAGGATCTGAACGGAACGCTGCGTCCTTACCAGGAGCGGGGTTACCAATGGCTTACGGCGCTTAGTAGCCTGGGCTTCGGAGTCTGTCTTGCGGATGACATGGGTCTAGGCAAAACCATACAGGTCATCACCTGCCTGCTGGAACAGGCGCTGAATGCACCGCCCGGTGAGAAGCAGGAGCCGGTGCTGATTCTCTGCCCGACCTCGCTGCTGGGGAACTGGCAACGGGAATTGCAGCGCTTCGCCCCTTCGCTTAGTTTGCATATTCACCATGGGGGACGGCGGGTGCGCGGCGAAGGGTTCAGGGAGCTGGCGGCCAGCCATGAGATTGTGCTGACCACCTACCATCTGGCGGGCCGGGACAGCGAAGACCTGGCCGGGGTACGCTGGTCCACCGTTGTGCTGGATGAAGCGCAGTACATCAAGAATCACCGCACCAAGCAGGCGCAGAGTGTCATGAAGCTGACCGCGCCGCACCGGATCGCAATGACCGGGACTCCGGTGGAGAACCGGCTGGGCGAGCTGTGGTCGATTTTTCATTTTCTCAACCCAGGCTATCTGGGGACGTATCATTCCTTCCGCCAGCGTTATGTGTCAGGGGAAGGCGGCGAACGTCTGCGTGAGCTGCACCGCTTGGTATCGCCCTTCCTGCTGCGGCGTCTCAAGAGTGACCCGGATATCTCGAAGGATCTGCCGGAGAAGCTTGAGCTGAAGTCTTATTGTCCGCTTACGGAGACACAGGCTGCATTGTATCAAGGGGTTGTGGATGAGATGCTCGGCGTCATCGGCGAGCGCTCGGGCATGGCCCGGCGCGGGCTGGTGCTGTCTTCCCTGACCAAGCTGAAGCAGATCTGCGATCATCCCCAGCTGTTCCGTAAGGATGAGGGGCGGAGCCTGCGCAGTGAGCCCTCGGGCAAAATGGATGTCATGTTCGAGGTGCTCGACAGCATTTCCGAGCTTGGCGAGTCGGCGCTGATCTTCACCCAGTATGTGGCGATGGGCGAGCTGCTGGTCAGCCGGCTGGCCCGAAGATACGGGCAGACACCGCTGTTTCTGCATGGCGGCATTTCGAAGCGTGAGCGCGACGAGATGGTGCATGCTTTTCAGGAGGGAGAAGGTCCAGCCTTCTTCGTTCTGTCGCTCAAGGCAGGAGGGGTCGGCCTCAATCTGACACGGGCCAATCATGTGCTGCATTATGACCGCTGGTGGAACCCGGCCGTAGAGAACCAGGCGACGGACCGCGCCTTCCGCATTGGACAGCACAAGAATGTGCAGGTGCACAAGCTGATCTGCCAGGGGACGCTGGAGGAGAGGATCGACGAGCTGATTGAACGCAAAAAAAGCCTGTCCGAGCAGGTTGTAGGCTCCGGCGAGAACTGGTTGACCGAGATGTCCAACCATGAGCTTAAAGAGCTGATTGAACTACAGGGACAGGATTGGATGTAG
- a CDS encoding TIM-barrel domain-containing protein: MESSEAIRPEKMGPLVMKETWNTPGSVVSWERSENIYIVRGECAGMAFIFLSDDMFRMKVFHDKVPDLTTSEAVLKECCIPHLFLVEETEEQLIFSTSAIRLIIEKASFLLRVENTAGKVIMQQNLASWNPRGASHAEYDMQPDSHFYGLGEKSSFLDKRGERYTNWNTDVFAPHLPEIEALYESIPLIIHMHGDLSYGLFLDNTGRSDFDMRSHGIAFTIGCSTGAYDIYFINGPEMKDVVRRYTTLTGRIALPPKWALGYHQSRYSYMNQQEVLQLAKTFREKNIPCDVIYLDIHYMDEYRVFTFDPVNFPDPQKMISELAELGVRIVPIVDPGVKKDPKYEVYKQGVLEKHFCRRLEGDIFFGEVWPGISAFPDFSDSRTAEWWGDLHKYYTELGIQGIWNDMNEPAVFNETKTMDLDVMHFNNGRPVTHEEYHNLYGMMMSKATYEGLAEHMGGERPFVLTRAGYAGIQRYAAVWTGDNRSFWEHMAMAMPMVLNMGLSGLAFSGPDIGGFAHHTSAQLLVRWTQMGVFFPYCRNHSSIGTLRQEPWSFGEEVEGILREFIGLRYRWMPHLYNLFHEAEMSGLPVIRPLVLEYPRDPHVTNLCDQFLLGENVLIAPVYRPDTDHRSVYLPEGSWLDYWDGEIHGGGRHILAAAPLHIMPMYVKAGSFVAEGPLRQYALEDTEETIIFHLYGAEAAAGFSSFKLYEDDGHSFSYRKGQYTELTVQAEGGEGVLALKWAYAAHDYKPRRETLRFALCYPFFTVAAVEGLAEISLEELNEGALGWAWNGKNGAIIVQVADAAEGGELRILAEAEQG, from the coding sequence ATGGAGAGCAGTGAGGCGATACGCCCCGAGAAGATGGGGCCGCTGGTGATGAAGGAGACCTGGAACACGCCGGGTAGCGTGGTGTCCTGGGAACGCTCTGAGAATATCTATATCGTCCGGGGGGAATGCGCCGGGATGGCTTTTATCTTCCTGAGCGATGATATGTTCCGGATGAAGGTCTTCCACGATAAGGTGCCGGACCTGACGACCTCGGAGGCAGTGCTGAAGGAGTGCTGTATTCCGCATCTGTTTCTGGTGGAGGAGACGGAGGAGCAGCTCATCTTTTCTACCAGTGCCATCCGGCTGATTATTGAGAAGGCTTCATTCCTGCTCCGCGTGGAGAATACGGCAGGCAAGGTGATCATGCAGCAGAATCTGGCCAGCTGGAACCCGCGCGGCGCAAGCCATGCGGAATATGATATGCAGCCGGACTCGCATTTCTACGGACTGGGTGAGAAGTCGAGCTTCCTGGATAAACGCGGAGAGCGTTATACGAACTGGAACACCGATGTGTTCGCCCCGCATCTGCCGGAGATTGAAGCGCTGTATGAGTCGATTCCGCTGATTATCCACATGCACGGTGACCTCTCCTACGGGCTGTTTCTGGACAATACGGGCCGGAGTGATTTCGACATGCGCTCGCACGGCATTGCTTTTACCATTGGCTGTTCTACGGGAGCATACGATATCTATTTCATTAATGGTCCCGAGATGAAGGATGTCGTCCGAAGATACACCACGCTCACCGGCCGGATCGCGCTGCCGCCCAAGTGGGCGCTTGGCTATCACCAGTCCCGCTACAGTTACATGAATCAGCAGGAGGTGCTGCAGCTGGCCAAGACCTTCCGCGAGAAGAACATCCCATGCGATGTAATCTATCTGGATATCCACTATATGGACGAGTACCGCGTATTCACCTTCGACCCTGTCAACTTCCCTGATCCGCAGAAAATGATCTCGGAGCTTGCGGAGCTGGGTGTGCGCATTGTCCCGATTGTCGATCCCGGCGTCAAAAAAGACCCCAAATACGAGGTTTATAAGCAAGGGGTGCTGGAGAAGCATTTCTGCCGCCGCCTGGAGGGCGATATTTTCTTCGGTGAGGTGTGGCCTGGGATCAGCGCCTTTCCTGATTTCAGTGACAGCCGGACCGCCGAGTGGTGGGGAGATCTGCACAAATACTACACGGAGCTTGGCATTCAGGGCATCTGGAACGATATGAACGAGCCTGCGGTGTTCAATGAGACCAAGACGATGGATCTCGATGTGATGCATTTCAACAACGGGCGGCCGGTTACGCATGAGGAATACCATAACCTGTACGGGATGATGATGTCCAAAGCTACCTATGAGGGGCTGGCCGAGCATATGGGGGGCGAGCGTCCCTTCGTGCTGACCCGTGCCGGGTATGCGGGCATCCAGCGCTATGCGGCCGTATGGACCGGCGATAACCGCAGCTTCTGGGAGCATATGGCGATGGCGATGCCGATGGTGCTCAACATGGGGCTGTCCGGGCTGGCCTTCTCGGGGCCGGATATCGGCGGGTTCGCCCATCATACATCGGCGCAGCTGCTGGTGCGGTGGACACAGATGGGCGTGTTTTTCCCCTACTGCCGGAATCACTCCTCCATCGGAACGCTGCGCCAGGAGCCGTGGTCCTTCGGGGAAGAGGTGGAAGGGATTCTGCGTGAATTCATCGGGCTGAGGTACCGCTGGATGCCGCATTTGTATAATCTTTTTCATGAAGCGGAAATGAGCGGTCTGCCTGTCATCCGTCCGCTGGTGCTCGAATATCCGCGTGATCCGCATGTGACCAACCTGTGCGACCAGTTCCTGCTGGGTGAAAATGTGCTGATTGCCCCGGTCTACCGCCCGGATACGGATCACCGCTCCGTCTATCTGCCGGAAGGCAGCTGGCTGGATTATTGGGACGGAGAGATTCACGGAGGCGGACGCCATATTCTTGCAGCTGCGCCACTGCACATCATGCCGATGTATGTGAAGGCCGGCAGCTTCGTGGCTGAGGGCCCGCTGAGACAGTATGCGCTGGAGGACACGGAGGAGACAATCATCTTCCATCTCTATGGGGCGGAAGCGGCTGCGGGCTTCTCTTCCTTCAAGCTGTACGAGGATGACGGCCACAGCTTCAGCTACCGCAAGGGGCAGTATACGGAGCTTACTGTGCAGGCCGAAGGCGGGGAAGGTGTGCTTGCGCTGAAGTGGGCGTATGCGGCGCATGACTATAAGCCGCGCCGGGAGACGCTGCGGTTCGCGCTCTGCTATCCGTTCTTCACTGTCGCTGCGGTGGAGGGGCTGGCAGAGATTAGTCTGGAGGAGCTGAATGAAGGGGCGCTAGGCTGGGCCTGGAACGGCAAGAACGGAGCGATCATCGTTCAGGTAGCGGATGCTGCTGAGGGCGGAGAGCTGCGGATTCTTGCGGAAGCGGAGCAGGGATAG
- a CDS encoding GTP pyrophosphokinase family protein, which translates to MQKWQIDEDFAKQVENFKALPALYRHALNELENKIDIIRTEWQVRDGFSPIEHVKSRIKEPKSIVQKMERKGYELNLDNMEQYIHDIAGMRIVCAFVKDIYRLVDHLCAREDIRVLEIKDYIAHPKPNGYQSLHLIVAIPLVLLDGTRWVKAEMQLRTLAMDFWASMEHILYYKFDKQLPSHVAEELKEAARAADELDQKMLRLRREILELSEGSGGNKS; encoded by the coding sequence ATGCAGAAGTGGCAGATTGACGAGGATTTTGCCAAGCAGGTTGAGAATTTCAAGGCTTTGCCGGCGCTGTACCGTCATGCTCTGAATGAGCTTGAGAATAAAATCGATATCATCCGGACCGAATGGCAGGTGCGTGACGGCTTCAGCCCGATCGAGCATGTGAAGTCACGGATCAAGGAACCGAAGAGCATTGTTCAAAAGATGGAACGTAAGGGCTATGAGCTTAACCTGGATAATATGGAGCAGTACATCCATGATATTGCGGGGATGCGAATTGTCTGCGCCTTCGTGAAGGATATCTACCGGCTGGTGGATCACCTGTGCGCCCGCGAGGATATCCGTGTGCTTGAGATTAAGGATTACATCGCCCATCCGAAGCCGAACGGCTACCAGAGCCTGCATCTAATCGTGGCTATTCCGCTGGTGCTGCTGGATGGCACCCGCTGGGTGAAGGCAGAAATGCAGCTGCGTACGCTAGCCATGGATTTCTGGGCCAGCATGGAGCATATTCTCTACTATAAATTCGACAAACAGCTTCCCTCCCATGTGGCCGAGGAGCTTAAGGAAGCCGCCCGTGCCGCTGATGAGCTGGACCAGAAGATGCTCCGCCTGCGCCGGGAGATCCTGGAGCTGTCGGAAGGTAGCGGTGGTAACAAGTCTTAA
- a CDS encoding zinc ribbon domain-containing protein has protein sequence MNFLQRIKDGASRVSEKAQSSVEVSKLNGQISDIEHEMQVEFLKMGKLFYEGYRSRDMSVAEGQMIELARGCNKLQEQIEGVRSRIAELRNERLCACGQIVAMDANFCPHCGRKLEARKPEGRRPEEQEISLRKEPSSAAAAAAAPPAVTVHTVLEHEDEEDQYYGEEELTEAERELARRPEARVQYAEVLPEREEETELEEVDRMVAGSDRSRREADELERERERQLELDRRIRDWKASEPDEERVAGDADTREIVNCQICRADLPKGSMWCPRCGSEQI, from the coding sequence ATGAATTTTCTGCAACGCATTAAAGACGGTGCCAGCCGGGTGAGTGAAAAAGCGCAAAGCTCGGTGGAAGTGAGCAAGCTGAATGGGCAGATTTCGGATATTGAGCATGAGATGCAGGTTGAATTTTTGAAAATGGGGAAGCTTTTCTACGAGGGATATCGTTCAAGAGATATGTCGGTGGCTGAAGGCCAGATGATCGAGCTTGCGCGGGGCTGTAACAAGCTGCAGGAGCAGATCGAGGGTGTGCGCTCAAGAATTGCCGAGCTGAGGAATGAACGCCTATGCGCCTGCGGTCAGATCGTGGCGATGGATGCCAATTTCTGTCCGCATTGCGGACGTAAGCTGGAAGCACGCAAACCGGAGGGCCGGAGGCCGGAGGAGCAGGAAATCTCACTGCGTAAGGAACCGTCTTCGGCGGCAGCCGCGGCCGCAGCGCCGCCTGCGGTTACCGTACATACGGTGCTGGAGCATGAAGATGAGGAAGACCAATACTACGGCGAGGAAGAGCTGACCGAAGCGGAACGGGAGCTGGCCAGAAGACCCGAAGCGCGTGTGCAGTACGCTGAGGTGCTGCCTGAACGGGAAGAAGAGACAGAGCTGGAGGAGGTTGACCGGATGGTTGCCGGTTCTGACCGGAGCCGCCGGGAGGCAGATGAGCTGGAACGGGAACGGGAGCGGCAACTCGAGCTGGACCGCCGGATCAGGGACTGGAAGGCAAGTGAGCCAGACGAAGAGCGGGTAGCCGGAGACGCGGATACACGGGAGATCGTGAATTGCCAGATCTGCCGCGCCGATCTGCCGAAGGGCTCTATGTGGTGCCCGCGCTGCGGCTCGGAGCAAATATAG